TAGCGAACATAAGGGGGAGCTGAAGCTATTTTTCCTTTCACTTGTTTGCTTTCCTGCACTAATCTTTTCTTTGCCTCTTCCGTCCATTTTGTTTCATATTCGACACGCGCAGCAGTCGGTGAATACATCACGCTGTTTAAATTGATTTGCAATCCCTGCGGTGTTGTATACGTCCCATTCATTGGTAGCACCTTTGAAGCCGTAATTGATTTTTCTAAATCAAAAGGAATCTGTAAGGACCAGTCCCCTTTAACAGAGGCAATTTCTCTACCCTTGACTTGCAGTAAAAGCTTCTGTTGTTTTTCCACCACTGGATTTTTCAGAGTGATATAGCCGTATTGACTATCATCGTCATATCCTAATGTAAATAATTCGCTAGATACTCTCTTAAATGGATTCCCTTTCAAATCAGTTACTTCTACATTCCCTAGATCTATCTTATCCGGATGAATAACGTTATTCTGCTGATCCTTGACCGAATATACGGCCACAATTCTCATTGGGTCGGCCAATATCTCCTTTATTTCAAGAGTATAGCCCTGATCCGTAACAGAGGCGTTTACCTTCTGTGAAAAGCCCTCCTCTGCTGCATTTTGTAGCTCTTTATCAGAACTGCCTTCAAATAACGATTTTACATAGGCTGCAAATGTGGGCGATACATATGAACCCACCGAAACCGTTAAAAGCAGGGCGCAGCTAATTGAGACTGGCAAAATCAAAGGGCCTAGCAGACGCGACCTTTTTCTTTTATAGGCCACAGCCCGGTCAGGCATTACAAAAGCAGGCTGATCCAACTCTCCAGCTACCTTTTTTAGAGTCTGTGCAATCTGTTTATCTAGATTAGTCATGCATGATCACTCCTATCTCGGTCATTACCTGTGTTTCTTTTTCAGCCTGTATTTTCTCAGCGATTAGCTTTCTGGCCTTATGCAGCCTTGATTTTACCGTACCCTCAAACACACCAAGGATTTTTGCAATTTCAGCTACACTAAACTGTTCATAATAGTAAAGAATAACAGCAGAGCGATGCTTCGGCGTCATCGACTGGATCGCTCGCCAAATCTGTTGCTCTTGCTCCTTTTGCAGAATACTCTCCAATGGATTTTGGTCAGGATCAATGGAGTCTGCGTATTCTTCCGTTTTTTTCTTTCTACGCACCATATTAAGCGCCCGATGTGTCACAATTTTCATAAACCAAGCTCGAAACGATGTCCCTTTTCGTTCATCATAGCGATAAAGTGATTGATACGCCTCCCATAGTGCTTCTTGAACAGCATCCTGAGCAAAATGGTAATCATGAACGATTAAAAAAGCGACTCGAAATGCCGTAGGTAAGTGAGGCTGAACAAGTGCTTCAAAGCCCACTGGA
The nucleotide sequence above comes from Brevibacillus laterosporus LMG 15441. Encoded proteins:
- a CDS encoding DUF4179 domain-containing protein gives rise to the protein MTNLDKQIAQTLKKVAGELDQPAFVMPDRAVAYKRKRSRLLGPLILPVSISCALLLTVSVGSYVSPTFAAYVKSLFEGSSDKELQNAAEEGFSQKVNASVTDQGYTLEIKEILADPMRIVAVYSVKDQQNNVIHPDKIDLGNVEVTDLKGNPFKRVSSELFTLGYDDDSQYGYITLKNPVVEKQQKLLLQVKGREIASVKGDWSLQIPFDLEKSITASKVLPMNGTYTTPQGLQINLNSVMYSPTAARVEYETKWTEEAKKRLVQESKQVKGKIASAPPYVRYDDYKLNFHVENEKGEKIKDLNREIATPRKYLDKYGHSIRKYGFAPLSPDHQYTLVLDSLVKTEPYKLDISFEPKQLGDKPVRVDQDGKTIEIKSVTFDKPQNEASPKDEKHATITLEAYVKDIVQIPSTILVDDDTDKIINHFDWTIKDEKGKIYNVTGGDFKRLGKDEQGRNHIRIKLQSYEMKELPQKISLTSELAEKSYDLDWRVPLPMPKEDK
- a CDS encoding RNA polymerase sigma factor, producing the protein MEENHYSPITGEGGPVGFEALVQPHLPTAFRVAFLIVHDYHFAQDAVQEALWEAYQSLYRYDERKGTSFRAWFMKIVTHRALNMVRRKKKTEEYADSIDPDQNPLESILQKEQEQQIWRAIQSMTPKHRSAVILYYYEQFSVAEIAKILGVFEGTVKSRLHKARKLIAEKIQAEKETQVMTEIGVIMHD